A single region of the Acidithiobacillus acidisediminis genome encodes:
- a CDS encoding lytic transglycosylase domain-containing protein yields MSLCRRCHKLGAVLLLFSGFAHGALSAQQELLLQNAAQAFSQGNYRPAAAALPQLANTYMGPWVAYWSLQPRLQTLQNAQFRQFANEFPQGAAYLLLRRQWLIELGKRQDWQHFTEVYHAGPAPENITIRCYAARNPLLRMGDPGSLWQTAPATDGACNRMAKNALSQGQIATPLLWQKLAQMVRTQQLHTAASFATYLPGPASSAVAALLQNPHAWLAAHAETTGAEFGSVAGAELLHLALLCELPNAPALAVAQAETLPDLTAAQRASVCYSAAQQAAQKFQTQNAVAWYQAAVNADASYRPEVDVLQWMVRSALLQQDWPLVLAAVQRLPREQAEKSQWQFWRALALQKSGEPAAARAIWSRIASPFDAFGQLATVALGRPLGLPTANPGATTFTAPGGTRSAPESQENSSLRRAFKLYQLGLYFDALWEWGRYLDTLPNTDAIRAATEKAAQNQAWLLAINASTRIPNDADWRQGYVLPYRNDILASAAQNALAPSLVAGVIRQESGFAPGISSSAGAQGIMQVMPGTAAWVQRHYPQTATADLQSASGNIQIGTAYLAYLRSQLGNSPLLLAAAYNAGPGAVQRWLAKIPIGDSQWTGLIFAANIPYRQTRDYVLAVLSNTIVYRMLLAEPTQSPLSYWQLAR; encoded by the coding sequence GTGAGTCTTTGCCGCCGATGCCACAAGCTCGGCGCTGTCCTCCTGCTGTTTTCTGGCTTTGCTCATGGCGCTCTCAGTGCGCAACAGGAGCTGCTGCTGCAGAATGCGGCACAAGCCTTTTCCCAAGGAAATTATCGACCGGCTGCCGCAGCCCTGCCGCAGCTCGCCAATACCTATATGGGACCTTGGGTGGCCTACTGGTCCTTACAGCCCCGTTTACAGACCCTGCAAAACGCGCAGTTCCGGCAATTCGCCAACGAATTTCCCCAAGGCGCTGCCTATCTATTGTTGCGCCGGCAGTGGTTGATCGAACTCGGGAAACGGCAGGACTGGCAGCACTTTACCGAGGTCTATCATGCCGGACCCGCGCCCGAGAATATCACCATTCGCTGTTACGCGGCGCGCAATCCCTTGCTGCGGATGGGTGATCCTGGGTCGCTATGGCAGACAGCGCCGGCGACGGATGGTGCCTGCAACCGTATGGCCAAAAACGCGCTGAGCCAGGGGCAGATCGCCACCCCTCTCCTGTGGCAGAAACTGGCGCAAATGGTACGCACCCAACAGCTCCACACAGCGGCGAGCTTTGCCACCTACCTTCCTGGCCCTGCCAGCTCCGCCGTGGCGGCGCTGCTGCAAAATCCCCATGCCTGGCTGGCAGCGCATGCCGAGACTACGGGAGCGGAATTTGGTAGCGTGGCTGGAGCGGAATTGCTGCACCTTGCGCTGCTCTGTGAACTACCCAATGCACCAGCCCTGGCAGTTGCGCAGGCCGAAACATTGCCGGATCTGACGGCGGCACAGCGGGCCTCCGTTTGCTACAGCGCGGCGCAGCAGGCGGCACAGAAATTCCAGACGCAGAATGCCGTTGCTTGGTACCAAGCGGCAGTCAATGCCGACGCGAGCTACCGGCCAGAGGTGGATGTTCTGCAATGGATGGTCCGTTCCGCCCTGTTGCAACAGGACTGGCCGCTCGTTCTTGCCGCAGTACAACGCTTACCCAGGGAACAGGCAGAAAAGAGTCAATGGCAGTTCTGGCGCGCTCTGGCGCTGCAAAAAAGTGGTGAACCTGCCGCAGCGCGCGCCATTTGGAGTCGCATAGCCTCACCCTTTGATGCCTTCGGACAACTAGCCACCGTTGCCCTCGGCCGGCCGCTGGGTCTCCCTACCGCAAATCCGGGCGCAACGACATTCACGGCGCCGGGAGGTACACGGTCGGCGCCAGAGAGTCAGGAAAATAGCAGCCTGCGTCGCGCATTCAAGCTCTACCAACTGGGCTTGTATTTCGATGCCCTTTGGGAGTGGGGGCGGTATCTGGACACCCTCCCCAACACCGACGCCATTCGCGCGGCCACTGAAAAGGCCGCCCAGAATCAGGCCTGGTTGCTCGCCATCAATGCCAGCACCCGCATTCCCAATGATGCGGATTGGCGGCAAGGATATGTGCTTCCCTACCGCAACGATATCCTGGCGAGCGCAGCCCAGAATGCCCTGGCGCCATCCCTGGTTGCAGGCGTGATTCGCCAGGAATCGGGCTTCGCGCCGGGAATTAGCTCCTCCGCCGGTGCGCAGGGAATCATGCAGGTCATGCCGGGCACGGCCGCATGGGTGCAACGACACTATCCCCAAACTGCGACTGCGGATCTACAGAGTGCCAGTGGCAACATCCAGATTGGCACGGCCTACCTGGCCTATCTACGCTCCCAATTGGGCAACTCGCCCTTGCTCCTCGCCGCCGCGTACAATGCCGGGCCAGGGGCAGTGCAGCGCTGGCTGGCCAAAATCCCCATCGGGGACAGCCAATGGACCGGCCTGATTTTTGCTGCCAACATCCCCTACCGGCAGACCCGCGACTATGTCCTTGCTGTACTCAGCAACACGATCGTATATCGCATGCTGCTCGCGGAACCCACACAGTCTCCCCTATCTTACTGGCAACTTGCGCGCTAG